CAAATCAGGATAAGCCGTATTATTATGTGCTGGCCGTCAGCGAGGGCTTTGCGCAGCAAATGAGACTAAACCTTACACAGGGGCGCATGCCGCAGAATGAGCATGAAATTTTGATCCCAGAGCATCTGCTGGATCAGGGCGGTTACCGCTATGCGCTGGGAGAGGAATTTACGCTGACGCTTGGCGACAGAGCGGGAGGACTTTCGCAGTATAATCCCTATAGCGCGGAAGAAGAAAGCTTTATTGAGAGGGAGCAGCAGAGCTATGTAGTGACTGGGTTTTATCAGAGACCGAGCTTTGAAGAATATTCGGCCCCCGGCTATACGCTGCTTACGGCGCTGGAGGCACAGACGGAGGGAAGTTACGAGGCCTATTTTAAGACGAAGGACCCGGACCGGATCTACAGCCTGTTAACAGAAATGCAGATCGGTACCACCAAAAATGAAAGCCTTCTGGCATACATGGGAAGCTTTCAGTATAATAACTGGGCGGTTGCCATCTATGGTGTTGTTTTGATTATCCTAGGGCTTATTTTAGTAGCATCGGTAGCGCTGATTTACAATGCCTTTGCCCTTTCCGTCAGTGAGAGGACACAGCAGTTCGGCCTGCTTTCCTCCATCGGAGCCACATGGCGTCAGCTGCGCGCCAGTGTGCTGTATGAGGCCGCCATCGTCAGCTGTATCGGCATTCCGCTTGGCATCATCAGCGGCCTGATTGGGATCGGCATCACCCTGCATTGCCTAGAGGGGGCCATTCAAGCATGGATGCGGACGAAGGCGAGCATGAGTCTTGCAGTCAGCTGGCCGGTCCTGCTCTTGGCGGCGGCCATTGCCATCGTCACGGTGTTCATTTCCGCCTGGATTCCCGCACGGCGGGCAAAAAGGATCACGGCCATGGAGGCCATCCGCAAAAATCAGGACGTGAAGGTGGGAAAGCGCGAGAGGCGCAGCGGCCGCTGGATGCAGAAATGGTTTGGAGCGAATGGGCTCTTGGCCAGACGCTATTTTGGCAGGAGCCGTAAAAAATACCGTATCACAACGTTTTCGCTGGCGCTGAGCGTGGTGCTGCTGGTGGCGTCGAGCTGCGTGTGCAGTTATGTGCTGCAGGATGTGCAGGGCGCGATGGAGAGCTATGAGGAGGATATCCAGCTGAGCGTGTATGACGAGGCATTTCCGCTGCTGGATGAGACGCTGCGCGGGCTTGACGGTGTGGAGAGCGTGAGCTATGCCGCGGTGCTGTATGAGCAGCTGGAGGGCGCAGAGACGCAGCAAATTAAGTTTTATTTGCTGGATGATGCGACCTATGAGCGGTACGTGCAGGAGCAGGGACTGGACCTGCAGAAGCTGCAGGGAAAGGGCATTCTGTATGATCAGCAGGTGGTGCGAGAGAATCATCAGTACCGCTGGAAGCAGCTGCTGGATCCGCAGGCTAAGAGCATGCGGCTGCAAAGCGGAAAGGAATATGAAATAGGCGCCCGGGTCGAGGAGCCGCCAATGGGCGTTAGCGGTATTGATTATTTTGCGATTATGGTGTATCCTTATTCAGAAAAAGAAGCGCTGGAGCTGGAGCCGGGCAGCGCAGGCATGGAGTATTATTTAAAGACGGGCGAGGCGCACAGTCAGGTGATGCAGGAGATTCAGGACCTCAGGGGCGAGGCGTGGCCACAGGACTATGATCTGTATGATTTCTGGCAGATGCGGCGGGTCAGCCGCAGCACGGTGACGATTATCCGCGTGTTTTCCTATGGCTTTGTGGCGCTGATTGCGCTCATTGCCGCCGCGAATGTATTTAATTCGATTTCGACGAATCTTCTGCTGCGCAGAAAGGAGTTTGCGGTGCTGCGCTCCTTGGGCATGAGCCATAAAGGGCTGTGGAAGATGATGAATGAAGAATCACTGCTGTACGGAGGCCGGGCGCTGGCCTGGGGGCTGGCCGTTTCGCTGCTTCTTTCAAGAGTGCTGTATGAGCTGCTCAATCAGGCCTTTGACGGGCCTTATCAGCTTCCGCTTGAAGCGATGGCGGTTTCGGCGATCGGCGTCTTTGCCGTACTGATGGCGGCCATGTTCTATGCCGGAAGGAAGCTTCAGAAGGGGCAGATCATGGAGGCGCTGCGGGAAAACGAATAAGGAGAACAGAGCGATGAGGCCTAGAGTGCTGCTGATAGAGGATGATAAAAGCATCGTAGAAAACCTGAGCGTGTTTTTAGCGGAAGAGGGATTTGAGGTGGCAGATGCCGGCGGGCGCCGGGAAGCGCTGCAGCAGCTTTCGCAGCAAGGGTTTGATCTGGTGCTGCTGGATATTTCTCTGCCGGATGGAAATGGGTTTTCCCTTTGCACGATGATTCGGCAGGAGTACAGGGAGCTGCCGATTATCTTCTTAACGGCGCAGGAAGATGAGTACAGTGTGGTGGCAGGGCTGGACATGGGGGCGAGTGATTATGTGACAAAGCCCTTTAGGCCCAGAGAGCTGGTGAGCCGCATGCGAAAGGCGCTGCGGGAGACGCAGACAGAGCAAAGCACGCAGACGCTGCAGCTGGGAGATGTGCAGGTGGATCCGGAAAGAGCCCGCGTGACAAAGGGAGATAAGGAGATCTTTTTATCTGCACTGGAGTATCGGCTGTTATTGTCGCTGATGGCGCATAAGGGCGGGGTGATCTCAAGGGATCATCTGCTGGAGGAGATCTGGGATGCAGCAGGAGAATTTGTAAATGATAATACGCTGACGGTGTATATCAAGCGTCTTAGAGAAAAGATTGAGGATAATCCGCAGGAGCCGCGCCTCATTTGTACGGTGAGAGGGCTGGGATATCAGATAGGAGCAAAAGCGGATGACAGGTAAAAGCTTTTGGCGTAATCCGGCGGTGCGGAGGGAGCTGCTGATCGTGGCAGGGCTCCTTCTGCTCTGCGCGCTGCTTTCCCGGCAGGCTCTGGCCGGAGCTTTGGGAGTGGCCGCTGTGCATTTTCTTTTTTCATGGCAGCGCTACCGCAGAATTGCCCTGATGAATGAGGAGATTGATGCGATCCTGCATGAGCAGGAGGCTATGCTGGTGAGCAGCTATCAGGAGGGTGAGCTGGCCATTTTGGAGAGTCAGATCTATAAAATGACAATGCGGCTGCGTCAGCAGGCGGATGAGTTCAA
This genomic interval from Lachnospiraceae bacterium contains the following:
- a CDS encoding FtsX-like permease family protein, whose amino-acid sequence is MNVFHKITRKNLKKNRVRTLVTIIGVILSTAMITAVFSIGSSFVNFMKEGTIEALGDWYAADNQLSQDQLQELQQREEVSEIAYAKKLGYAERPQAEANQDKPYYYVLAVSEGFAQQMRLNLTQGRMPQNEHEILIPEHLLDQGGYRYALGEEFTLTLGDRAGGLSQYNPYSAEEESFIEREQQSYVVTGFYQRPSFEEYSAPGYTLLTALEAQTEGSYEAYFKTKDPDRIYSLLTEMQIGTTKNESLLAYMGSFQYNNWAVAIYGVVLIILGLILVASVALIYNAFALSVSERTQQFGLLSSIGATWRQLRASVLYEAAIVSCIGIPLGIISGLIGIGITLHCLEGAIQAWMRTKASMSLAVSWPVLLLAAAIAIVTVFISAWIPARRAKRITAMEAIRKNQDVKVGKRERRSGRWMQKWFGANGLLARRYFGRSRKKYRITTFSLALSVVLLVASSCVCSYVLQDVQGAMESYEEDIQLSVYDEAFPLLDETLRGLDGVESVSYAAVLYEQLEGAETQQIKFYLLDDATYERYVQEQGLDLQKLQGKGILYDQQVVRENHQYRWKQLLDPQAKSMRLQSGKEYEIGARVEEPPMGVSGIDYFAIMVYPYSEKEALELEPGSAGMEYYLKTGEAHSQVMQEIQDLRGEAWPQDYDLYDFWQMRRVSRSTVTIIRVFSYGFVALIALIAAANVFNSISTNLLLRRKEFAVLRSLGMSHKGLWKMMNEESLLYGGRALAWGLAVSLLLSRVLYELLNQAFDGPYQLPLEAMAVSAIGVFAVLMAAMFYAGRKLQKGQIMEALRENE
- a CDS encoding response regulator transcription factor — translated: MRPRVLLIEDDKSIVENLSVFLAEEGFEVADAGGRREALQQLSQQGFDLVLLDISLPDGNGFSLCTMIRQEYRELPIIFLTAQEDEYSVVAGLDMGASDYVTKPFRPRELVSRMRKALRETQTEQSTQTLQLGDVQVDPERARVTKGDKEIFLSALEYRLLLSLMAHKGGVISRDHLLEEIWDAAGEFVNDNTLTVYIKRLREKIEDNPQEPRLICTVRGLGYQIGAKADDR